In the genome of Parus major isolate Abel chromosome 2, Parus_major1.1, whole genome shotgun sequence, one region contains:
- the CRH gene encoding corticoliberin has translation MKIPLLVSTGILLVALLPCQECRALSKSPAPAPGALHQPDFFQQQQQQQQQQQQQQQTLPVLLRMGEEYFLRLGNLHKRPVGSFSASSSSTSHLQPEASASNFFRAAVQQLQQLPERSPGNREDGEAEGEAVEREKRSEEPPISLDLTFHLLREVLEMARAEQLAQQAHSNRKLMEIIGK, from the coding sequence ATGAAGATCCCGCTGCTGGTCTCCACGGGAATCCTGCTGGTcgccctcctgccctgccaggagTGCAGAGCTCTCAGCAAGAGCCCGGCACCCGCCCCCGGGGCTCTGCACCAGCCAGATTTCtttcagcagcaacagcaacagcagcagcagcagcagcagcagcagcaaactctGCCCGTCCTGCTCCGCATGGGAGAAGAGTATTTCCTGCGCCTGGGCAACCTTCACAAGAGACCCGTTGGCTCTTTCTCcgcctcctccagcagcaccagccaccTACAGCCCGAAGCCTCCGCCAGCAACTTTTTCCGGGCGGCGGTtcaacagctgcagcagctgcccgAGCGCTCGCCGGGGAACCGAGAGGACGGCGAAGCCGAGGGTGAGGCCGTGGAGAGGGAGAAGCGATCCGAGGAGCCCCCTATTTCTCTGGATCTGACTTTCCACCTCCTGCGAGAAGTCTTGGAGATGGCCCGAGCCGAGCAGTTAGCGCAGCAAGCTCACAGCAACAGGAAACTGATGGAGATAATCGGGAAGTGA